A single genomic interval of Rosistilla ulvae harbors:
- a CDS encoding FkbM family methyltransferase, giving the protein MKNFVKRALNASLAPMGLELTRIRRDASPPVPKHALPTCKERLAQAKSIGFVASDIIDAGAFTGGWTSEVSSIFPDARFLVIEPNPHTQQKIRDSIAGLCGRATLIPKAVADEPGTLAFNIWGDPSQATSASLQSHVRGDAGCQIDVDVVTIDSLIDKHGFAPQLIKLDLQGAEIRALHGCSEALKRTEMFVVEFGCLQAYIDRATPRELMNIFYDNNYCLYDIVDCHYRPYDNALTGGDFFFVKNSSPLKEHLDYS; this is encoded by the coding sequence ATGAAAAACTTTGTTAAGCGTGCCTTGAACGCCTCTCTGGCACCCATGGGATTGGAACTCACACGTATCCGGCGCGATGCCTCGCCGCCAGTCCCGAAACATGCCTTGCCGACTTGCAAGGAGCGGCTTGCACAAGCGAAGTCAATCGGATTTGTGGCCAGCGATATTATCGATGCCGGAGCCTTCACGGGTGGCTGGACGTCGGAGGTGAGTTCCATTTTCCCCGACGCGCGCTTTCTGGTCATCGAGCCTAACCCGCACACGCAGCAGAAGATCCGGGACAGCATTGCCGGGCTTTGCGGGCGCGCGACATTGATTCCAAAAGCTGTTGCGGACGAACCGGGTACGCTGGCATTTAATATTTGGGGGGATCCCAGCCAAGCAACCAGCGCATCGCTTCAGTCGCATGTCCGGGGCGATGCCGGGTGCCAAATTGATGTTGACGTTGTGACTATCGATTCGCTGATCGATAAACACGGTTTTGCTCCGCAATTAATAAAACTCGATTTGCAGGGTGCGGAAATCAGGGCGTTGCATGGTTGCAGCGAGGCGTTAAAGCGGACGGAGATGTTTGTCGTTGAATTCGGGTGCCTGCAAGCCTACATCGATCGCGCTACCCCAAGAGAACTTATGAACATCTTTTATGACAACAACTACTGTTTGTATGACATTGTCGACTGCCACTACCGCCCTTACGATAACGCACTAACTGGTGGTGACTTCTTTTTCGTCAAGAATTCAAGCCCTTTGAAAGAGCATCTTGACTACTCCTAA
- a CDS encoding glycosyltransferase family protein — protein MNSSSLAPIVLFVYGRPEHTRATLESLSRNGLAKESLLYIFADGPRNDASLKTLEAIKEVRKIIRERPWCGEVKIVQSDINRGLAKSIVEGVGSVCEKHGDVIVLEDDLETSPGFLRYMNDGLAVYRNDSTVMQISAFNIRNRFFAPQTGFLRTSTSWGWATWQRAWSLYQEDANALMVGVQKKDARAFDLGGVSFHHEELQRNIDGDLSTWAVKWYATIFLHDGLCLYPRKTMVRNLGFDGTGENCHEDAEGFHRQWRLASRIRVSRQPVVENNIYLSAMQRHYRKLLKRWTKTRLRDRLLRKLDLFR, from the coding sequence ATGAATTCTTCCTCTCTTGCGCCAATAGTGCTGTTTGTTTATGGACGCCCTGAACATACGCGTGCCACACTCGAATCCCTTTCACGAAACGGACTTGCGAAGGAATCGTTACTCTACATTTTCGCCGATGGACCTCGCAATGATGCTTCCTTGAAGACCCTCGAGGCGATTAAGGAGGTGCGGAAAATTATTCGAGAACGCCCGTGGTGCGGTGAGGTGAAAATCGTCCAATCCGATATCAATCGCGGTTTAGCCAAGTCAATCGTCGAAGGAGTTGGCTCAGTTTGCGAGAAGCATGGGGACGTAATTGTGTTGGAAGACGATTTGGAAACGTCTCCAGGGTTCTTGCGGTATATGAATGATGGTTTGGCCGTTTATCGCAACGACAGCACCGTAATGCAGATTTCGGCTTTTAACATTCGCAATCGTTTTTTCGCTCCACAAACGGGCTTTTTGCGGACAAGCACCTCCTGGGGGTGGGCGACATGGCAGCGTGCATGGTCGCTATACCAGGAGGACGCAAACGCGTTGATGGTCGGCGTGCAGAAAAAAGACGCACGGGCTTTCGATCTCGGTGGGGTTTCGTTTCATCACGAGGAACTTCAGCGGAATATCGACGGCGATTTAAGCACGTGGGCGGTAAAATGGTACGCGACAATATTTTTGCATGATGGCTTGTGTCTGTACCCCCGTAAAACGATGGTGCGGAATTTGGGCTTTGATGGGACAGGAGAAAATTGTCATGAAGATGCGGAGGGCTTTCATCGCCAGTGGCGATTAGCGTCCCGAATCCGCGTCAGCCGCCAGCCGGTTGTCGAGAACAATATCTATCTTTCCGCGATGCAGAGACATTACAGAAAACTTCTGAAGCGATGGACCAAGACGCGGCTTCGGGACCGTCTTTTAAGAAAGCTCGATTTGTTTCGTTGA
- a CDS encoding class I SAM-dependent methyltransferase, protein MQIERVGCYNCGSVRNTPYDTENGFQLVKCSSCGLVYLSPRPSQSEITAATKTGQHRGDDLIDTTGMFSDAAIPRYLDILKDFFPKRMEQTASWLDIGCGHGEFITSIERYFGGKVSAKGCEPNKSKIASANRHGLDVTYFDLSSHDREYDIVSALNVFSHLPDPIETLRDWGQLIRPGGLLFLETGHSSHLKPVDHHKPYYVPDHLSFANRGIVESILAKIGFRVCKTKIYRHSVFLPLSWKATLREGGKLVLRRPNRFREMFPKQPKRDMFILARRENF, encoded by the coding sequence GTGCAAATTGAACGAGTTGGATGTTACAATTGTGGCAGCGTTAGGAACACGCCCTACGACACGGAAAACGGATTTCAGCTTGTCAAATGTAGTTCATGTGGGCTCGTCTATCTTTCGCCGCGTCCTTCGCAATCCGAAATCACTGCGGCGACGAAAACTGGTCAGCATCGTGGCGACGATTTAATCGACACAACGGGAATGTTCAGCGATGCCGCAATTCCACGCTATCTGGATATCCTCAAGGATTTTTTTCCGAAGCGGATGGAGCAAACAGCCTCTTGGCTGGATATAGGCTGTGGACATGGTGAGTTCATTACTTCAATCGAACGGTATTTCGGCGGCAAGGTGTCGGCAAAGGGGTGTGAGCCCAACAAGTCTAAGATCGCTAGTGCCAATCGTCACGGATTGGATGTGACGTACTTTGACCTATCGTCACATGATCGCGAATACGATATCGTGTCGGCGCTGAACGTCTTTTCTCATTTGCCAGACCCTATTGAGACACTCCGTGACTGGGGGCAACTGATTCGGCCAGGGGGGCTTCTGTTTTTGGAGACAGGTCACAGTTCCCATTTAAAACCGGTGGATCACCATAAGCCGTATTACGTCCCCGACCACCTCAGCTTTGCAAACCGTGGGATTGTCGAAAGCATTCTTGCTAAGATTGGATTCCGTGTTTGCAAGACGAAAATCTATAGACACTCCGTTTTCCTTCCGCTGAGCTGGAAGGCGACCCTGCGAGAAGGGGGGAAGCTAGTGTTGCGGCGGCCGAATCGCTTTCGCGAAATGTTTCCGAAGCAACCCAAACGAGACATGTTTATTCTTGCCCGTCGAGAGAATTTCTAG
- a CDS encoding class I SAM-dependent methyltransferase: protein MNTLRSIEACCGSLDGKSVLEVGSDPAGKFMAYISHERELVRGVGINPCLREEKSFGNVQLKRVDARHMPFGDNQFDVITSVSVLEHVRDLELAVAEMFRVVRPGGYLWAELGPVWSGSWGHHLWIDSFQGKTVSWRTHALPPYSHLLMTKEEMRGWCQKQYQNAELSEAIVEFVYHSDEQNRLFYSDYERIVQESPFETVFFVGIPDVPLRPGYECSDSATLFRELALRYPGKSGFGYHVICMLLYKPEVAV, encoded by the coding sequence GTGAACACACTTCGAAGCATCGAGGCTTGTTGTGGTAGTTTGGATGGAAAGTCGGTTTTAGAGGTGGGCAGCGATCCCGCGGGCAAGTTTATGGCATATATAAGCCACGAACGTGAACTTGTTCGTGGTGTTGGGATTAACCCGTGCCTTCGTGAAGAAAAGTCGTTCGGTAATGTTCAGTTGAAACGGGTTGATGCGCGGCATATGCCGTTCGGCGACAACCAGTTTGATGTAATTACATCAGTGTCGGTCCTGGAACATGTTAGAGATCTAGAGTTGGCAGTCGCAGAAATGTTTCGTGTTGTTCGTCCTGGTGGTTATTTGTGGGCTGAGTTGGGGCCCGTCTGGTCAGGTAGTTGGGGGCACCACCTCTGGATCGATTCATTTCAAGGAAAGACTGTTAGTTGGCGAACACATGCCCTGCCCCCGTACAGTCACCTCTTAATGACTAAAGAGGAAATGCGTGGATGGTGCCAGAAACAGTATCAAAATGCAGAATTGAGTGAGGCCATAGTCGAATTCGTTTATCATTCGGATGAACAGAATCGATTGTTTTACAGCGACTACGAGAGAATTGTCCAAGAGTCTCCTTTTGAGACCGTTTTTTTTGTCGGGATTCCTGATGTCCCGCTGAGACCAGGTTACGAGTGCAGTGATAGTGCAACACTGTTTCGGGAGCTTGCGTTGCGGTATCCAGGGAAATCCGGCTTTGGGTACCATGTTATTTGTATGCTACTTTATAAGCCAGAAGTTGCTGTCTGA
- a CDS encoding NAD-dependent epimerase/dehydratase family protein, whose product MKKILVTGGAGFVGRRFVKRCLDNGDQVHCVDPIARDTGGIHPDGGFPLYAPFDYSSFHFYEQDCRQWFREHDDDDFDYVFHLAAMVGGRAMIENSPLAVADDLSIDAEYWQWAKKVKPAKTVCFSSSAAYPIGRQREQGYQLLSEDMIAFDDDIGMPDMSYGWAKLTCEYLARLAYEKHGLKSVCYRPFSGYGEDQDDSYPFPSICKRAMAHVGEEKLTVWGTGDQMRDFIYIEDCVDGVFATMDKINDGDALNLSTGIYTSFKQFARIAAEECGYEPEVVGLSDKPAGVHARGGCTKKQVEYGFSHKVDFHAGVKKALELYASQTQ is encoded by the coding sequence ATGAAGAAGATTCTAGTCACCGGCGGCGCCGGATTTGTTGGTCGCCGGTTTGTTAAGCGTTGCCTCGACAACGGGGATCAGGTGCACTGTGTCGATCCGATCGCACGTGATACCGGGGGGATCCATCCAGACGGTGGGTTTCCATTGTATGCTCCGTTCGACTATTCCAGTTTTCATTTTTATGAACAGGATTGTCGACAGTGGTTTCGCGAACATGACGACGATGATTTCGACTACGTCTTTCATTTGGCGGCGATGGTTGGCGGTCGGGCGATGATCGAAAATAGTCCGCTTGCCGTTGCGGACGACCTTTCCATTGACGCCGAATATTGGCAGTGGGCCAAGAAGGTCAAGCCTGCTAAAACGGTTTGCTTCAGTAGCAGCGCTGCCTATCCGATCGGTCGTCAGCGCGAACAGGGGTACCAGCTTCTATCCGAAGATATGATTGCCTTTGACGACGACATCGGAATGCCCGACATGTCATACGGTTGGGCGAAACTGACCTGCGAATATTTGGCACGGTTGGCGTACGAGAAGCACGGCTTGAAGTCGGTTTGTTACCGTCCGTTTAGCGGATATGGGGAGGATCAAGATGACAGCTATCCGTTCCCGAGCATTTGCAAGCGGGCGATGGCCCATGTCGGCGAGGAGAAGTTGACGGTGTGGGGGACTGGGGACCAAATGCGGGATTTCATCTACATCGAAGACTGTGTCGACGGCGTCTTCGCCACGATGGATAAGATCAATGATGGCGACGCACTGAATCTCTCGACGGGCATCTACACCAGTTTTAAGCAATTTGCCCGCATCGCGGCGGAGGAATGCGGTTACGAGCCCGAGGTGGTTGGATTGTCCGACAAACCTGCTGGGGTACATGCACGCGGTGGATGTACCAAAAAACAGGTGGAGTACGGGTTTTCGCACAAAGTGGACTTCCACGCTGGAGTTAAGAAGGCGTTAGAGCTTTATGCGTCGCAAACGCAGTAG
- a CDS encoding glycosyltransferase family protein: MRILVGNIPLPSNRFLVDLNAAIAQNHELTHDHRRFWNREGDFDVVHLHFPEYLTNEVQQAYFDDALDDQMFSDIEARMAYWSARSKIVFTRHVLLPHLATTNPRWEQLYEMVYRYAHGIVHFAQPSIDEFNSRYSDTAFVHGPPQHVIVPHQNYCSLPNVISRVEARNQLGIPKEARVMLVFGAVRNDAERALILNTFQNIDDKNKFLLISRWREKLYHVSWIRLKYWLRDLTRLYYRLHPRFRLNYSFVEDNHTQLYLNAADVLFIPRLKVLNSGNITLGMTFGKVVVGPDWLDVGHLLRETGNVVFDPERPATAAKAMERGFNLASDSTLGKQNQELALSQWSAGQCADLYANFFRVLTTSSIRS, from the coding sequence ATGCGAATTCTCGTTGGTAATATTCCGCTTCCCAGCAATCGCTTTCTTGTCGATCTGAACGCAGCGATTGCCCAAAATCACGAACTGACTCACGACCATCGGCGTTTTTGGAACAGAGAGGGGGACTTTGATGTCGTGCATTTGCACTTCCCCGAATATCTCACCAACGAGGTTCAGCAGGCCTATTTCGACGATGCGCTCGATGACCAAATGTTTTCGGATATTGAAGCACGTATGGCGTATTGGTCAGCACGCTCCAAGATCGTTTTTACGCGGCATGTGTTGTTGCCTCACTTGGCGACAACCAATCCGCGTTGGGAGCAATTGTATGAAATGGTTTATCGATATGCGCATGGCATCGTCCATTTTGCTCAACCAAGCATTGATGAATTCAACAGCCGATACTCCGATACGGCGTTTGTGCACGGTCCGCCGCAGCATGTAATCGTGCCACATCAAAATTATTGCAGCTTGCCAAATGTAATTTCACGCGTGGAAGCACGAAATCAGCTCGGGATTCCTAAGGAAGCACGCGTCATGCTCGTCTTTGGGGCGGTACGGAATGACGCAGAGCGAGCGTTGATTTTAAACACGTTTCAAAATATCGACGACAAAAATAAGTTTTTATTGATTTCCCGATGGCGAGAGAAGTTGTACCATGTCTCGTGGATTCGTTTAAAATATTGGTTGCGTGATTTGACTCGTCTGTACTACCGCTTACATCCCCGATTTCGCCTGAATTACAGCTTCGTTGAAGACAACCATACACAGCTCTATTTAAATGCTGCCGATGTACTGTTCATCCCTCGGCTCAAAGTACTAAATTCCGGCAATATCACCTTGGGAATGACTTTTGGGAAAGTTGTCGTTGGTCCCGACTGGCTTGATGTTGGTCATCTGCTGCGCGAAACCGGAAACGTTGTGTTTGATCCCGAGCGACCGGCGACCGCCGCCAAGGCGATGGAGCGTGGGTTCAACTTGGCTTCCGATAGCACGCTCGGGAAGCAGAACCAGGAGCTCGCGCTGTCGCAGTGGTCTGCGGGGCAATGTGCCGATTTATACGCAAACTTTTTCCGCGTTCTCACAACATCGAGTATCCGTTCATGA
- a CDS encoding glycosyltransferase family 2 protein has protein sequence MKRSPKFAVSIVTPVYNAAGMVRCAVESAVALPEVGEVILVEDGSPDGAIDVCRQLEKEFEKVRMLQHPGGENRGAGASRNLGIQHSQFPFIAFLDADDWYLENRFEADKQILSQDSTIDGVYNALGNHYESESLRQMWLDQGRPELLTLTGGVPTPEELPLVLLHAHPTIKGDFSTDTITVRREFFDRVGLFHTELRLQQDTHMWKRMSAFGRLAAGNLATPVVVRRVHANNRMTQVDEHHKYMELWWRDLGQCFRNGRVRSDIMQAYRRGYAKFRAGRGERWKAAKAIGIWLLHEPSQFRERYGFFDQTVREAFRSTPVIDRVLSVKNRFISAE, from the coding sequence ATGAAGCGTTCACCAAAATTCGCGGTATCGATCGTTACGCCGGTCTATAACGCTGCGGGTATGGTCCGATGTGCGGTAGAGTCGGCGGTGGCGTTGCCGGAGGTGGGTGAGGTCATTCTGGTCGAAGATGGATCGCCCGACGGGGCGATTGATGTTTGCCGCCAGTTGGAAAAAGAGTTTGAAAAAGTCAGGATGTTGCAGCATCCCGGAGGCGAGAACCGTGGGGCAGGCGCCAGTCGCAACCTGGGCATCCAGCACTCCCAGTTTCCGTTCATCGCATTTCTCGATGCAGACGATTGGTATCTGGAAAACCGCTTCGAAGCGGACAAACAGATCCTGTCCCAAGACTCAACGATCGATGGCGTCTACAACGCGCTAGGAAATCACTACGAGAGCGAGTCACTGCGGCAAATGTGGCTCGATCAAGGGCGCCCTGAATTGCTGACGCTGACCGGGGGCGTGCCGACGCCCGAAGAGTTGCCGCTGGTCTTGTTGCACGCGCATCCGACGATCAAAGGTGATTTCAGCACCGATACCATCACGGTCCGGCGCGAGTTCTTTGATCGGGTTGGCCTTTTTCATACCGAGCTTCGGCTGCAACAGGACACTCACATGTGGAAGCGGATGAGCGCTTTTGGGCGGTTAGCGGCTGGCAACCTGGCAACCCCCGTCGTCGTCCGGCGAGTACATGCCAACAATCGCATGACCCAGGTGGATGAACATCACAAGTACATGGAATTGTGGTGGCGAGACCTTGGGCAGTGCTTCCGAAACGGAAGGGTTCGTTCGGACATCATGCAGGCCTATCGCCGCGGATACGCAAAATTTCGCGCCGGGCGTGGTGAGCGATGGAAGGCAGCCAAGGCAATCGGCATCTGGTTGCTGCATGAACCAAGTCAATTTCGGGAACGTTATGGTTTTTTTGACCAAACGGTGCGTGAGGCGTTTCGATCTACTCCAGTCATCGACCGAGTTTTGTCGGTGAAAAATCGATTTATTAGTGCGGAATAG
- a CDS encoding glycosyltransferase family 4 protein: MPPRYRIAVITRTYPPKGGGIAAAHFNLARCLRKRHDVGIFAFDDNDAAVEPNVTRAKTAAPLAWMLQAAASAWIRRYAKGEAATNCQRILRIIPAVRRLNRSLRSFRPNFVLCPDNFVPALALKLPSDSKLIWVAHHNYRRFEGNPIATQYSWIDLQLAHRLELRAFRKADAVAAVSQYIADVTRQTFNPDCDVRVIRNFVDTEFLDQLGDSSPRTRLGVSSQATLVYIPSGGAVIKGERYTCEIIRRLSVMGDIAFFVSGAISQTLRFELDQLPKQVVVYAPGSQSYIRNLADVAACDWAVSPTLIENFSSALVEALALGLPVVTWDVGGNRELVESGVNGFVVPFMDMESLIQRAMELANSSELRARMRKNAKASVTNLVRPERVLEEYDNLFQSVLATS, from the coding sequence ATGCCCCCACGTTACCGCATTGCCGTTATCACGCGCACCTACCCGCCCAAGGGCGGAGGCATCGCGGCAGCACATTTTAACCTGGCCAGATGCCTGCGGAAACGACATGACGTCGGCATCTTTGCGTTCGACGATAATGACGCGGCGGTTGAGCCCAACGTGACACGTGCGAAGACTGCGGCCCCACTGGCCTGGATGCTACAGGCGGCAGCATCCGCTTGGATTAGGCGGTACGCAAAGGGGGAAGCAGCTACGAATTGTCAACGTATATTGCGGATCATTCCCGCGGTGCGGCGTTTGAACCGTTCGCTACGATCGTTCCGTCCCAATTTTGTCCTATGCCCCGATAATTTTGTTCCCGCCCTGGCGCTCAAGCTTCCCTCCGACAGCAAGTTGATCTGGGTCGCACACCACAATTATCGTCGATTTGAAGGCAATCCAATCGCAACGCAGTACTCGTGGATCGACCTGCAACTTGCGCACCGGTTGGAATTGCGGGCGTTCCGAAAGGCAGATGCCGTTGCTGCTGTCTCTCAGTACATCGCGGACGTGACACGCCAGACCTTTAACCCGGACTGTGATGTTCGGGTCATTCGGAATTTTGTCGATACGGAATTTTTGGATCAACTGGGGGACTCTTCTCCGAGAACGCGACTCGGTGTTTCTTCGCAAGCAACGTTGGTCTACATTCCATCGGGTGGTGCGGTGATAAAGGGTGAACGATACACGTGCGAAATCATTCGTCGCCTTTCTGTCATGGGTGACATCGCTTTTTTTGTCTCGGGAGCTATTTCTCAAACGCTTCGATTCGAATTAGACCAATTACCAAAACAAGTCGTAGTCTATGCGCCAGGTTCCCAGTCCTACATTCGCAATCTGGCGGACGTTGCGGCGTGTGACTGGGCGGTTTCCCCAACGCTGATAGAAAACTTCAGTAGTGCACTTGTCGAGGCACTTGCGTTGGGGCTACCGGTTGTCACCTGGGACGTGGGGGGCAATCGTGAACTGGTTGAATCCGGTGTCAATGGCTTCGTCGTTCCATTTATGGACATGGAATCTTTGATTCAACGTGCGATGGAATTGGCGAATTCGTCGGAACTGCGTGCTAGAATGCGAAAGAACGCGAAGGCTTCTGTCACGAATCTTGTTCGTCCCGAACGGGTTTTGGAGGAGTATGACAATCTGTTCCAAAGCGTTCTCGCTACGTCATGA
- a CDS encoding glycosyltransferase family 4 protein, with product MGLKSKYRQWRVARADNDRAKSMQGRQSVALGFAWRAANIGGVRRHLECIEKYSQHAVALYPSTPSHDFLKTRDERSQYHADLGDPLIDRHSLFHSHVDPDFIAIAQRAQQAGKAWVHTYHALYFAEDYGGKLKAWQEKTNHALLNHAAKADVRICVSPWLAGYLLDQHRIETVVIPNAVDVSFCDGIRAKTQDGARINTVVFVGSNDEVKNPSAFIEVARRLPELQFSMVGTGLTRGNFEERYCVEVPLNVQPLGPLSHEATLELLSRCSTLVMTSHREGLPTVLLEAMAMEKPCVAPRSYGCADVIGSEEFGFLYEPNNLEDLKCKIGQSVKLGRMPRARRRVVDSFSWPVVAKQLDDIYSGLLSSSTRF from the coding sequence ATGGGACTTAAATCGAAGTATCGTCAGTGGAGAGTCGCCCGCGCGGATAACGATCGCGCAAAAAGTATGCAGGGCCGGCAATCGGTCGCCCTTGGGTTCGCTTGGCGTGCGGCAAACATCGGTGGTGTACGCCGTCATTTGGAATGCATTGAAAAATATTCACAGCATGCGGTCGCGTTGTACCCAAGTACTCCTTCGCACGACTTCTTAAAAACGCGTGATGAAAGATCCCAATACCATGCGGATTTGGGCGATCCGTTAATTGATCGGCACAGTCTATTTCACTCTCACGTCGATCCGGATTTCATTGCGATTGCTCAGCGTGCGCAACAAGCCGGCAAGGCTTGGGTGCACACGTATCACGCATTGTATTTTGCAGAGGACTATGGCGGCAAACTTAAAGCTTGGCAAGAAAAAACTAATCACGCATTGTTAAATCACGCGGCAAAAGCAGACGTTCGTATTTGCGTGAGCCCGTGGCTGGCAGGTTATTTGCTGGATCAGCATCGTATTGAAACAGTTGTCATTCCCAACGCCGTCGACGTCTCATTCTGTGATGGAATTAGGGCAAAGACGCAGGATGGTGCACGTATCAACACGGTGGTTTTTGTAGGGTCAAATGACGAAGTCAAGAATCCATCCGCGTTTATCGAAGTCGCCAGGCGTCTACCAGAGTTGCAGTTTTCAATGGTTGGTACTGGATTGACCAGAGGTAATTTCGAGGAGCGTTATTGCGTTGAAGTGCCCCTGAATGTCCAACCGTTGGGGCCGCTGTCTCATGAAGCCACGTTAGAATTGCTTTCACGCTGCTCAACGTTGGTGATGACTAGCCATCGTGAAGGTTTGCCAACGGTCTTGCTGGAAGCGATGGCAATGGAGAAACCTTGCGTGGCACCCAGGTCCTACGGTTGTGCTGACGTGATCGGGAGCGAGGAATTTGGTTTCCTCTACGAACCGAATAATCTTGAGGATTTGAAATGCAAAATCGGCCAATCGGTTAAGCTTGGACGTATGCCAAGGGCGAGGCGGCGCGTTGTCGATTCATTCAGTTGGCCAGTGGTTGCCAAGCAACTCGATGACATCTATTCGGGGCTGTTGAGCTCTTCCACACGCTTCTAA
- a CDS encoding glycosyltransferase family 4 protein: MNKISQASIDRFAGGRFLFVLGQYAKLGGAERQAIILADQLRRRVGCHVEFLAWGGEGRVSSEIRELGIEPRVFPLNWNNGRISQLITLRRLQRYLRYELRPDYILPYIGFNCKIVGMVWRRSKASFTWWNQRDEGRDIYGSKLEHKIIHSVPKVVSNSYEGRDFLVRKFGLPENRIEVLNNGIVIPQRSDNSHWRETLSIHSDQLLITMVANLTQFKDHTTLLKAFAELRKTDVGKHCHLALAGRLAESTDLLKVLAFDLGLCGSVHFLGAVAKPASLWSATDFAVHSSETEGCPNAALEAMSHGLAVCGTNISGMRQAVGDTEAGDVLASPRDGDGLFRIMHRLASSSNERLQRGESNRRRIVQHFSPEGLAERVLQLINEHQVI; this comes from the coding sequence ATGAATAAAATCTCGCAAGCTTCGATCGATCGGTTTGCCGGTGGTCGATTTCTATTCGTGCTTGGACAATACGCGAAACTTGGTGGGGCGGAACGTCAGGCGATCATCCTGGCGGATCAACTAAGACGACGAGTTGGCTGCCATGTTGAGTTTTTGGCGTGGGGAGGTGAAGGCCGGGTTTCCAGTGAAATCAGGGAACTGGGCATCGAACCTCGCGTCTTTCCGCTCAACTGGAACAACGGAAGGATTTCGCAGCTCATCACCCTGCGTAGATTGCAGCGGTACCTGCGCTATGAATTGCGTCCTGACTACATTTTGCCGTATATCGGCTTTAACTGCAAAATTGTCGGAATGGTGTGGCGGCGGAGCAAGGCGAGTTTCACGTGGTGGAACCAACGCGACGAAGGGCGAGACATTTATGGCAGCAAGCTGGAACATAAAATAATTCATTCGGTGCCCAAAGTCGTATCGAATTCATATGAAGGGCGTGACTTTTTAGTCAGAAAGTTTGGGCTCCCTGAAAATAGAATCGAAGTACTCAACAATGGAATCGTAATACCTCAACGATCAGACAACTCCCATTGGCGGGAAACCTTAAGCATTCATTCAGATCAGCTATTGATCACGATGGTCGCAAACCTAACACAATTCAAGGATCACACGACGCTGCTAAAGGCGTTTGCGGAACTCCGCAAGACGGATGTTGGCAAACACTGTCATCTTGCCCTTGCAGGTCGATTGGCAGAATCGACCGATCTGTTAAAAGTACTTGCATTCGACCTTGGTTTATGTGGATCAGTGCATTTTCTTGGCGCTGTTGCTAAGCCTGCCAGTTTGTGGAGTGCGACAGATTTTGCCGTGCACAGTTCCGAAACAGAGGGCTGTCCAAACGCAGCGCTCGAAGCGATGTCGCACGGTTTGGCAGTTTGCGGCACCAATATCTCTGGCATGCGTCAGGCGGTTGGGGATACGGAGGCCGGCGACGTATTAGCCAGTCCTCGTGACGGGGACGGCTTGTTTCGCATTATGCATCGTCTGGCAAGTTCGTCTAATGAACGGTTGCAGCGTGGAGAGAGCAACCGGCGTCGAATTGTACAGCACTTTAGCCCCGAGGGACTTGCGGAGCGCGTTTTGCAACTGATCAATGAGCATCAGGTTATTTAA